A stretch of the Streptomyces sp. NBC_00078 genome encodes the following:
- a CDS encoding LLM class flavin-dependent oxidoreductase yields MQSADVGPMAAYGRLAERFGIRLWCGQSMQIETHALFAALTGMGVQVSFGTSVVLTPLRHPYHAAVEARSIAALSGQPFTAGFGPSGTSFQTNIYGARLDKPVAHTADFVTKVRALLDGTPVAMAPGGPEMELLPLDDTPDIEVGMGVLRPAMARAAGRHSDAAITWLTPPGLLSDHLVPAADEAAREADRKAPRFVTVVQVAVTRPGRDMDLVAYNGTHQHLSLPHYVDMLQRSGLPVVHGDPTTSARTLLDAGVIVTGTPDEIAEKLTVWHDAGADEIILNTSGVLITAGLGEALRDTTDILTAVAEQAAG; encoded by the coding sequence TTGCAGTCCGCCGACGTGGGCCCCATGGCCGCCTACGGACGACTCGCCGAACGCTTCGGCATCCGGCTGTGGTGCGGACAGTCCATGCAGATCGAAACCCACGCCCTGTTCGCCGCCCTCACCGGGATGGGCGTCCAGGTCAGCTTCGGCACCTCCGTCGTCCTCACCCCCCTGCGCCACCCTTACCACGCCGCCGTCGAGGCCCGCAGTATCGCCGCGCTGTCCGGACAGCCCTTCACTGCCGGTTTCGGCCCCAGCGGAACAAGCTTCCAGACCAACATCTACGGCGCCAGACTCGACAAGCCGGTCGCCCACACCGCCGACTTCGTCACCAAGGTCAGAGCACTCCTGGACGGCACGCCCGTCGCCATGGCACCGGGCGGACCCGAGATGGAGCTCCTGCCCCTGGACGACACCCCCGACATCGAGGTCGGCATGGGCGTCCTGCGCCCCGCGATGGCACGGGCAGCCGGCCGCCACTCCGACGCCGCGATCACCTGGCTCACCCCGCCCGGTCTCCTCTCGGACCACCTCGTGCCCGCCGCCGACGAAGCCGCTCGCGAAGCGGACCGCAAAGCGCCGCGGTTCGTCACCGTGGTGCAGGTCGCCGTCACCCGCCCCGGACGCGACATGGACCTCGTCGCCTACAACGGCACCCACCAGCACCTCTCGCTGCCCCACTACGTCGACATGCTCCAGCGCTCCGGTCTGCCTGTCGTGCACGGCGACCCCACCACCTCGGCCCGGACCCTTCTCGACGCAGGCGTCATCGTCACCGGCACCCCCGACGAGATCGCCGAAAAGCTCACCGTCTGGCACGACGCCGGGGCCGACGAAATCATCCTCAACACGTCCGGCGTCCTCATCACCGCGGGCCTGGGCGAAGCCCTCCGCGACACCACCGACATCCTCACCGCCGTGGCGGAACAGGCCGCCGGATGA
- a CDS encoding ABC transporter ATP-binding protein, with translation MSQTAEIRLLKEITRHPAALTISLLTGLLSTAGSLAVPLITRQVIADVSAGRSVNWLVIGAFAIALASAAAQGGSAYLLARIGSHMVYRIRVAVMSHILRLPVQHIKAEGAGALTSRITSDALMLRQVIDVGLAQMPASALLVAASIAAMAWLNWLLTLVSAGVFALVGIAIVFMFKWIKANAIEQQTALGSIAGRFSSHLDAITTIKASSAEDTVEEDLSREADRVRRIGLTGDVLQAAILPVLAGGQQVALLAIILVGSVQMSHGTLSVASFSAFVLYLLQLAAPVMLLFTGFGRLRIGQAVKDRFNVLLATPREQDGRQPATRLPETRDNTGIVFDKVSYGYPGTEQQAITDLSFFVPRHGLTTLVGPSGAGKSTVLSLIERFATAQQGHIYILGTDIHAWSLHDLRRNITYVDQAFTLLQASVRQNLSVQRKEPIADAELWDALGSVGLTAAVAALPEQLDTVIGAETDLSGGQRQRLALARALLSDTELVILDEPTSQLDGINEDRFRSIIEDLARTRAVLVVAHRLSTVRSARHVIMLDEGGLVKEGPHDVLLENCEPYRELHAAQTLT, from the coding sequence ATGAGCCAGACCGCCGAGATACGGCTGCTCAAAGAAATCACCCGCCATCCCGCGGCGCTGACCATATCCCTACTCACCGGCCTGCTCTCGACTGCCGGATCCCTAGCCGTGCCCCTGATCACCCGCCAGGTCATCGCCGACGTGTCCGCCGGACGCTCAGTGAACTGGCTCGTAATCGGAGCCTTCGCCATCGCCCTGGCATCGGCCGCGGCCCAGGGTGGATCGGCCTATCTGCTCGCCCGCATCGGCTCTCACATGGTCTACCGCATACGCGTGGCCGTCATGAGCCACATCCTGCGCCTGCCCGTCCAGCACATCAAAGCCGAAGGAGCCGGAGCCCTCACCTCTCGAATCACCTCTGACGCGCTCATGCTGCGCCAGGTCATCGACGTCGGTCTTGCGCAGATGCCAGCCTCCGCACTGCTGGTGGCCGCCTCGATCGCCGCAATGGCCTGGCTGAACTGGCTGCTGACCCTCGTTTCGGCCGGTGTGTTCGCCTTGGTCGGGATAGCCATCGTATTCATGTTCAAGTGGATCAAAGCCAACGCGATCGAACAGCAGACGGCGCTCGGAAGCATCGCCGGACGCTTCTCCTCCCACCTCGACGCCATCACCACCATCAAGGCGTCGAGCGCCGAGGACACTGTCGAAGAGGACCTGTCCCGCGAAGCGGACCGCGTACGGCGCATCGGCCTGACCGGCGACGTCCTGCAAGCGGCGATTCTGCCCGTCCTCGCCGGCGGGCAGCAGGTCGCATTGCTTGCCATCATCCTCGTCGGAAGCGTCCAGATGTCCCACGGCACACTGAGCGTCGCCTCCTTCTCCGCCTTCGTCCTCTACCTGCTGCAACTGGCTGCCCCGGTCATGCTCCTGTTCACCGGATTCGGACGGCTGCGCATCGGACAGGCCGTCAAGGACCGCTTCAACGTCCTGCTCGCCACACCGCGCGAACAGGACGGCCGGCAACCGGCGACGCGCCTCCCCGAAACCCGCGACAACACCGGCATCGTGTTCGACAAGGTCTCCTACGGCTATCCGGGCACTGAGCAACAGGCCATCACCGATCTGTCGTTCTTCGTACCGCGTCATGGCCTGACAACCTTGGTCGGCCCGTCCGGCGCGGGCAAGAGCACCGTGCTGTCCCTGATAGAGCGCTTCGCCACCGCCCAACAGGGGCACATCTACATACTCGGCACCGACATCCACGCCTGGTCACTCCACGACCTCCGCCGGAACATCACCTATGTCGACCAGGCGTTCACGCTCCTGCAGGCGAGCGTCCGCCAGAACCTGTCCGTCCAGCGCAAAGAGCCCATCGCCGACGCTGAACTGTGGGACGCACTCGGATCCGTGGGCCTGACGGCCGCCGTCGCAGCGCTCCCCGAGCAACTAGACACGGTCATCGGCGCGGAAACAGACCTTTCAGGAGGCCAGCGCCAGCGTCTCGCGCTCGCGCGAGCCCTGCTCTCGGACACCGAGCTGGTCATCCTGGACGAACCCACCAGCCAGCTCGACGGAATCAACGAAGACCGCTTCCGCTCCATCATCGAGGACCTGGCCCGCACAAGGGCGGTCCTCGTAGTGGCCCACCGCCTGTCCACCGTCCGCAGCGCCAGACACGTGATCATGCTGGACGAGGGTGGCCTGGTGAAGGAAGGCCCTCATGACGTCCTGCTGGAGAACTGCGAACCGTACCGAGAACTGCACGCGGCACAGACTCTGACGTAA
- a CDS encoding flavoprotein, with translation MSTPAPEFTGERLIVMATGGIQTTLLPTWLDWLRTHYPATQVRCVLTPSALRFTTPLACSVFSGGRPPFTDTWDQDIDHAVHVELAEWSDGIIVHPATFHTVARLALGITDTPMTLALQCTSAPVVICPALPPGGADSHAYRSHAATLAERSYTTVLSPTQGVSAATGQTQIGTAAFFPHALTALQDLKETL, from the coding sequence ATGAGTACCCCGGCACCGGAGTTCACCGGCGAACGGCTCATCGTCATGGCCACCGGCGGCATCCAGACCACCCTCCTTCCCACCTGGCTGGACTGGTTGCGCACCCACTACCCCGCCACTCAGGTCCGCTGCGTGCTGACCCCCTCGGCCCTGCGGTTCACCACGCCCCTCGCCTGCTCGGTGTTCAGTGGCGGACGACCGCCGTTCACCGACACGTGGGATCAGGACATCGACCATGCCGTGCATGTGGAACTGGCCGAATGGAGCGACGGCATCATCGTCCACCCCGCCACGTTCCACACCGTCGCGCGCCTCGCCCTGGGCATCACCGACACCCCGATGACGCTGGCCCTGCAGTGCACGTCCGCCCCTGTCGTCATCTGCCCCGCGCTGCCGCCCGGCGGAGCTGACAGCCACGCCTACCGCTCGCACGCCGCCACCCTTGCCGAACGCTCGTACACCACCGTGTTGTCCCCGACCCAAGGAGTCAGCGCGGCCACGGGCCAGACCCAGATCGGCACCGCAGCGTTCTTCCCCCACGCCCTCACCGCGCTCCAGGACCTCAAGGAGACCCTGTGA
- a CDS encoding cation:proton antiporter, with protein MTSDQVVMLLIDTALIILLARALGAVAHRLGQPPVVGEVLAGILVGPTLFHGAVADHLFPVEVRPSLNALATVGVAVFMFFVGLELDGALVRGKGRAVVTVSLSSITLPFCLGVALALYLATRHTVPNRLGFVLFIGAAVSVTAFPVLARILADRSLLRTQFGGLALACAAVGDVLAWVILAVVVALTDSGHGGQFRMLLLIPYVALMLFLVRPLLHRLGTTQESTATLTLGAIGTVLAGLLLSASLTEWMGLHFIFGAFLFGAVMPKEGAERLHEALTQQIGRVSAVLLLPVFFVIAGLKVDLSDLDASGLGDLALILVAAIGGKFAGVFSGARISGVDKRESAALATLMNTRGLTELIVLSVGQQLGVLDGKLYSLMVAMAVLTTVMTGPLLRLIWPAPDRRRGFDSAAVHSTVPEPAALAVERLNRS; from the coding sequence GTGACCAGTGATCAGGTAGTCATGCTACTGATCGACACCGCTCTGATCATCCTGCTCGCCAGGGCCCTCGGCGCCGTGGCACACCGACTCGGCCAGCCCCCAGTCGTGGGTGAGGTACTCGCAGGGATCCTTGTGGGCCCGACGTTGTTCCACGGCGCCGTGGCCGACCACCTCTTTCCGGTTGAGGTACGGCCCTCTCTGAACGCACTGGCCACGGTCGGCGTCGCGGTGTTCATGTTCTTCGTCGGGCTCGAACTCGACGGTGCGCTGGTCCGAGGCAAAGGCCGCGCGGTCGTCACGGTGTCGCTCAGCTCGATCACGTTGCCGTTCTGCCTCGGCGTCGCGCTGGCCCTCTATCTGGCCACCCGTCACACCGTCCCGAACCGCCTTGGCTTCGTGCTGTTCATCGGCGCTGCCGTATCGGTGACCGCCTTCCCGGTGCTGGCGCGAATTCTGGCCGACCGGAGCCTCCTCCGCACCCAATTCGGCGGGCTCGCGCTCGCCTGCGCAGCAGTCGGCGACGTGCTGGCCTGGGTCATACTCGCCGTCGTCGTGGCCCTCACCGATTCTGGTCACGGCGGCCAGTTCCGCATGCTCTTGCTGATCCCTTATGTGGCGTTGATGCTGTTCCTGGTCAGACCGCTGCTGCATCGGCTGGGAACCACCCAGGAGAGTACGGCGACGCTGACCCTCGGAGCCATCGGTACCGTGCTCGCCGGACTGCTGCTGTCCGCGAGCCTGACCGAGTGGATGGGCCTGCATTTCATCTTCGGGGCGTTCCTGTTTGGCGCGGTCATGCCGAAGGAGGGGGCCGAGCGACTGCACGAAGCACTGACGCAGCAGATCGGCCGTGTGTCGGCCGTGCTATTGCTCCCGGTGTTCTTCGTGATCGCCGGCCTCAAAGTAGATCTGTCCGACCTGGACGCCTCTGGGCTGGGAGACCTCGCCCTGATCCTGGTCGCGGCAATCGGCGGGAAGTTCGCCGGCGTGTTCTCCGGCGCGAGAATCAGCGGGGTGGACAAGCGGGAGTCGGCTGCTCTCGCCACCCTCATGAACACGCGGGGACTGACCGAGCTGATCGTTCTCAGCGTCGGCCAACAACTCGGTGTGCTAGACGGCAAACTGTATTCGCTGATGGTCGCGATGGCCGTTCTGACCACCGTCATGACCGGTCCTCTGCTGCGGCTGATCTGGCCCGCACCCGATCGGCGACGTGGCTTCGACTCCGCGGCCGTGCACTCAACCGTGCCTGAACCCGCCGCCCTTGCGGTGGAGCGTCTGAACCGCTCGTAA